CCCCCCTCACCAACACGCTCGACACCCTTGCGCGCCATGGGCTTCTCGCAAAGGCGGTCGCCTTCGGCGGCATGAACCTCCCCATGGCGCTCACCGCGCTGATGGGACTGCAGACAGGCCGAACTCGACGCCCTGCGGGCGGAGATGCTCTCGGAGGGCCGGGATGCCATCCGGGAGGTCGACCTCGCCGCCACCGAGGACGACGAGGATGACGAGGACGACATCTGACCTCGTCCCGTTCCGCATGGAGGCCCTCCCACCAACCGAGCATTGGAGAAGCACATGATCTCGTTCATCCGTATCGACGACCGCATGATCCATGGACAGACCTGCACCCGCTGGGCGCTCGAGTATCCCTGCGACGGCC
This genomic stretch from Atopobiaceae bacterium harbors:
- a CDS encoding PTS fructose transporter subunit IIA, whose product is MRYLLMVSHGTLAPGLHSVLKMLSGSCDGVLSCSMEDGMGADDFVCRLEGTIAPITSADEVLVLGDIIGGSPLTNTLDTLARHGLLAKAVAFGGMNLPMALTALMGLQTGRTRRPAGGDALGGPGCHPGGRPRRHRGRRG